In Helianthus annuus cultivar XRQ/B chromosome 9, HanXRQr2.0-SUNRISE, whole genome shotgun sequence, the following are encoded in one genomic region:
- the LOC110878506 gene encoding F-box/kelch-repeat protein At3g06240: MYPSAHNNLPPEIIEEILPLLPPNSLCRFKSVSKKWNSLISSPQFIKTHLLLNHHTPKLIALSTTGSLYSIDITETLDSDCIPATANELRIRSPPLRWKQILGSCNGLLLAKDENDTIFVMNPMTQDLWKVPLCPFAPVYEEFEEVYVRYGFGYDLSTDDYKIVSISFWNPYSYHDSKETFVCVYSLRNNSWRKLPDCNYYEHDYTVVDDVINGVVINQCLHWSGRQFEIAGFNLASEEFKQMKFPGVSVRFGISLFSTMVDVGGKLGVFMRSEEAGFECCVMEEYGVADSWSKVRIHGIEENRVWPVCLLQGRNREIVFQRREGGMVVYNIDERRRRDVRIVGGPGGNVNVFPGTFVESLESPNAS, translated from the coding sequence ATGTATCCCTCTGCCCACAACAACCTGCCCCCGGAGATCATCGAAGAAATACTTCCTCTGTTGCCCCCGAATTCACTGTGCCGCTTCAAGTCGGTTTCAAAAAAATGGAACTCACTCATTTCCAGCCCCCAATTCATCAAAACCCACCTCCTTCTAAACCATCATACCCCAAAATTGATTGCCCTTTCCACTACAGGTTCACTCTACTCAATCGACATAACCGAAACCCTCGACAGCGATTGTATACCCGCAACCGCAAATGAACTGCGTATTCGGTCACCTCCCCTCCGGTGGAAACAGATCTTGGGATCCTGCAACGGACTCCTTCTAGCGAAAGACGAAAACGATACGATATTCGTGATGAATCCAATGACACAAGACCTCTGGAAAGTTCCTCTTTGCCCTTTTGCACCCGTATATGAAGAATTTGAAGAGGTTTATGTTAGGTACGGATTCGGTTACGATTTATCCACGGACGATTATAAAATAGTCTCGATATCGTTTTGGAACCCCTACAGCTATCATGATTCCAAGGAGACATTTGTATGCGTTTATAGCTTGCGTAACAACTCATGGAGAAAATTGCCTGATTGTAATTACTATGAACACGATTACACCGTGGTGGATGATGTTATCAACGGTGTTGTCATCAACCAGTGTCTTCACTGGTCAGGAAGACAATTCGAGATCGCTGGGTTTAATTTAGCAAGTGAAGAATTCAAGCAAATGAAATTTCCTGGTGTTTCAGTTAGATTTGGCATAAGTTTGTTTAGCACCATGGTTGATGTTGGCGGGAAACTTGGTGTGTTTATGAGGAGCGAGGAGGCGGGTTTTGAGTGTTGTGTGATGGAGGAGTATGGTGTTGCTGACTCTTGGTCCAAGGTGCGTATTCATGGAATTGAGGAAAATAGAGTTTGGCCAGTGTGTTTGCTACAAGGAAGAAATCGGGAAATTGTGTTTCAGCGAAGAGAAGGTGGAATGGTTGTGTACAATATAGATGAAAGAAGACGCAGAGACGTAAGGATCGTGGGTGGCCCGGGTGGTAATGTCAATGTATTTCCAGGTACGTTTGTTGAAAGCCTAGAATCACCTAACGCGTCATGA